The Actinosynnema mirum DSM 43827 genomic interval CCTCCAGGGTGTTCCGGTCGCGGAAGCACCAGCCGTACAACGGCGGCTGATCGGGGAGTTCCGCTGTTCCGGCGGACTCGCGCCGTCGATTCAGCGGTGATTCACCACGGCGTCGCCCGGCGGGCGCGGGAGTTCCTCCCGCCGGGCGCGCTCCCAGCCGCCGGGTTTGCGGTTTTCGCAGGTGGAAACCGGTGCGCGGAACACATCGGCGGGAAATTCGGTGATTTCCGGTATCCACCCGGCCCCGTTCGCGCTCCTTGATTCCGCAGGGGGAGTCGACGGGGATCGGGGGATGCCGGATGACCGGGCTTGTGCGCCTGAAGGCTGCTCGACCGGGTGAGTCGGACCCGCCGCTGCGGGTGTCGCGCGAGGTGCAGGGGAATGTGCTGGCCGCGTTCAACAAGGACCACCAGCAGCTCAGGTTCCTGCGGTTCGGGGACGCGCGGCTGGCGCGGACGTGGCTGGCCGGGATGCTCGGCCACGTGTCGGTGACCGCCGACGTCGAGGACTTCAACGAGGCGTTCTCGCTGGGGCGGACGATGTCCGGCGAGGACCCGGCGACGCTGCGGGCGACCTGGGTGAACCTGTCGCTCACCGCGCCGGGCGCGCTGGCCGTGGCCGTCGACCCGATCGCGGTGGAGGCGGACCTGCGCGCGGTCGACCCGCTGCTGGTGGAGGGGGCGCTGGCGCGGGCGGAGGCGAACGGGGACACCGGGGAGTCCGGGCCCGAGGGGTGGGTGTTCGGCGGGGCGGGGAGCGTGGTGCACGCGGTGGTCACGGTGGCCTCGGACACGCGGGAGCGGCTGCGGGCGACGACCAGGCAGCTGGACCTGCTGGACCGGTTGCTGGGGGTGCGGCGCCTGCACGTGCAGGACGGGGAGGTGCTGCCGGGGGCGCTGGCCGGTCACGAGCACTTCGGCTACAAGGACGGGATCTCGCAGCCCGCGGTGCGCGGGTTCCACCGCGAGGACCCGGCCCGGCCGGGGCGCAGGGTGGACCACCCTGGGGCGGTGCTGGTGAACGCGGGCGAGTTCGTGCTCGGGCACCGCACGGAGCGGGAGGTGGAGCCGGTGGTGCCCGCGTGGTTGAGGGACGGGTCGATCCAGGTGGTGCGCAGGCTGAGCCAGGACGTGGCCGGGTGGCGGGCGGCGGTGGAGGCGCACGCGCGGGCGATGGCGCCGGAGGTCGAGCCGGAGCGGATGGGGGCGCTGCTGGTGGGCAGGAAGCTGGACGGAACCCCGCTGGCGAGGCCGACCGAGCCGGTGGAGAACGACTTCGACTACGCCGACGACCCGCTGGGCACGACGACCCCGTGCACGTCCCACATCCGCAAGACGAACCCGCGCTCGTTCACGGACCCGTCCCCGAGGACGCACCGGATCATGCGCAGGGGGATTCCGTTCGGCCCGCCGCACGACGCGGAGCCGGGGGCGGAGCGGGGGTTGGTGTTCGTGGCGCACTGCACGTCGCTGGCGGAGCAGTTCGAGTTCCAGCAGCGGGCGTGGGCGAACGACCCGACGTCCGCAGGCGGGGCGCCGGAGGCCCCGACCGGGACGGACCCGGTGATCGGGGTCGAGGGCGGGGGGACGGTGGAGGCGGGAGGGAGCCGGGGAGAGCTGGGCTTCCGACGTTTCGTGCGCACCACGGGCGCGGTGTACGCCCTGGTGCCGTCGGTGAGCGCGCTGAGGCTGCTGGCAGCGGGCAGGACACTGCCCCGCTAGCGCCGGGGGGAGAGCGCGCTCCCCGGTGGGCCGGTCGTGACCGCCGTCCACGATCGGCCCAC includes:
- a CDS encoding Dyp-type peroxidase — its product is MTGLVRLKAARPGESDPPLRVSREVQGNVLAAFNKDHQQLRFLRFGDARLARTWLAGMLGHVSVTADVEDFNEAFSLGRTMSGEDPATLRATWVNLSLTAPGALAVAVDPIAVEADLRAVDPLLVEGALARAEANGDTGESGPEGWVFGGAGSVVHAVVTVASDTRERLRATTRQLDLLDRLLGVRRLHVQDGEVLPGALAGHEHFGYKDGISQPAVRGFHREDPARPGRRVDHPGAVLVNAGEFVLGHRTEREVEPVVPAWLRDGSIQVVRRLSQDVAGWRAAVEAHARAMAPEVEPERMGALLVGRKLDGTPLARPTEPVENDFDYADDPLGTTTPCTSHIRKTNPRSFTDPSPRTHRIMRRGIPFGPPHDAEPGAERGLVFVAHCTSLAEQFEFQQRAWANDPTSAGGAPEAPTGTDPVIGVEGGGTVEAGGSRGELGFRRFVRTTGAVYALVPSVSALRLLAAGRTLPR